One segment of Micromonospora sp. M71_S20 DNA contains the following:
- a CDS encoding metal-dependent hydrolase, with amino-acid sequence MLPSRLVLRVKGGGAAVMGRSHALSGAVVWLGSCALAAGLGARPAVGTVVVGAAVTAGGALLPDVDHPGSVIARSLGPVTRLIARGTAAGAAALRTASCRCCTGRGGHRAVTHTLLFAVAAGLLVSLLCWLGGDIAAAVVAGLATALATRGALRKRTRGAYGAAAAGLFVGLMAAALPGPVAGWWWVGLPLGLGCLVHSLGDALTFTRVPLLWPIRIRGCRWAPLGMWAPLRFRTGSAAELLLIVPALILLGAVSAWTLVTS; translated from the coding sequence ATGCTTCCTTCACGTTTGGTGTTGAGGGTGAAGGGTGGTGGCGCGGCGGTGATGGGTCGGTCTCACGCGTTGTCCGGGGCAGTGGTCTGGTTGGGCAGCTGCGCGTTGGCGGCGGGCCTGGGGGCGCGGCCAGCGGTGGGAACGGTGGTGGTCGGCGCGGCTGTCACCGCGGGCGGGGCGTTGCTGCCGGACGTCGATCATCCCGGGTCGGTTATTGCCCGGTCGTTGGGTCCGGTGACCCGGCTAATCGCCCGGGGAACGGCGGCGGGAGCGGCGGCGCTGCGGACGGCGTCCTGCCGCTGCTGTACGGGCCGGGGCGGGCACCGGGCAGTCACGCACACCCTGCTGTTCGCGGTGGCCGCCGGCCTGCTGGTGTCGCTGCTGTGCTGGCTCGGTGGGGACATCGCCGCAGCGGTCGTCGCCGGGCTGGCCACGGCGCTGGCCACGCGCGGGGCGCTGCGCAAGCGCACCCGTGGGGCGTACGGAGCGGCGGCGGCCGGGCTGTTCGTCGGGTTGATGGCCGCAGCGCTGCCTGGGCCGGTCGCAGGGTGGTGGTGGGTGGGCCTGCCACTGGGACTGGGCTGCCTGGTCCACTCCCTCGGCGACGCGCTGACCTTCACCCGGGTGCCGCTACTGTGGCCGATCCGGATCCGGGGCTGCCGATGGGCGCCGCTGGGCATGTGGGCCCCGCTGCGCTTCCGCACCGGCTCTGCCGCCGAACTGCTGCTGATCGTGCCGGCCCTGATCCTGCTGGGCGCGGTCAGCGCGTGGACCCTGGTCACCTCGTAA
- a CDS encoding RHS repeat-associated core domain-containing protein encodes MDQLLKQALVAFLAIASVTAGTLSGAPASAKTQEAGRVQPPVPSPGRSVTGVKPLPTKFVTSRDAAKNNHRPTRTEWPKPAAAQVDLTPVGTQAAAAQGKVRAAGTPVWVQPTAKRGVPYAGPQRLDVRVLDRAATEAAGIDGVLLTVAPQATTASKTPGGASLRVGLDYAGFAEAYGGNYGYRLKIVQLPACALTTPKRAECRTLRPLPSSNDVAGKTVSAEIPASAIAGQTEPAATATTVLAAVAGAGDEGGAGGTYAATDLNPSGSWTAGGSTGSFSYSYPLTVPSSRSKLAPQLALSYSSSAVDGQTAATNAQASWVGDGWSTPRNYVEQTFVSCKDDPRGSPSPKKTYDRCYAGPILTLSLNGSSASMVWDAGKKTWKLQSDNGSLIKKVTGSNNGSDTYNTDYWRVTEPDGTIYEFGRNRLPGWSAQKPETNSVDYSPVYSPHDGDPCYDSAGFTASVCTMAYRWNLDYVKDVHGNAMSYYYKQDTNYYGRDEGTSDVPYIRDSWLERIDYGFTDGNAYGTVPNRVIFHTDDRCLSSTCKPLNDTTKASWPDVPFDLICNQGTDCRSWSPSFFSTVRLTSIEAQQYNVASAKYEPVDSYALTHTMPPTGDGTAPTLWLTSITRTGRDLSSGGSTTPISLPSVSFTGIKLPNRVDVTGGFPSFYRQRIETITTETGSVITASYELPLLCTAPVTTSPASNTRSCYPVYWAPDGLTNPIRDWFHKYAVTKVSATDPTGGAPKTSTSYKYVGGAAWHYDDNEVVKTKYRTYGQFRGYGTVETRNGDVDNDPQTLTVTAYYRGMSKNNNTTVVNVRDSAGGDHEDLDQLAGRALETTTYRGDGGPVETSTVTSYWVSPASATRNRTGLPALTATRTAPIQTWSRQAVTTTGTTTWRYSQTDHTYDTSVNSPTFGLLKHSYEHSVPVNPAYDRCTSKTYAPTNIDENNDKNIVGLISEIETVSVACGGFTQGSPASVPGSVNTLTAPATVNRPTQVVSHIRTYYDDPAFDTTFPQPVVPTKGIVTMVRKATGYVSGAYVYQTTDRAEFDTYGRAVGAYDANGNKTTTSYTDNAVGLTTGTKTTNAEGHSTSSTVTPKRNLTTVTTDANSIVTSRQFDALGRVKAIWLASRAPSNSPHYRYTYTVEKTGPTATTVEKLNNSGSYAISTSIYDAQLRPRQTQVVSPAGGRLITDTFYDSRGWVRATYNGWWDAANSPGNTPVYAADLGKKVLNQTFNTYDGAGRAILVENARDNLVVSSTRTVYNGDRTTVLPPTGGTTTTTVTDPMGRTTQLLQYTAAPTLVSPSNSFTGAYYLTGGTTVATSYGFDGHGNQSTLTDAAGNTWTREYDLLGRVTSKSDPDAGISTTKYDGIGNITEATDARLKTVSYSYDKINRKIGSFAAKQAAQSSTNQIASWVYDNDNAAVPGMTNPIGKLTTTTAYRNNAAYITQYNGFNTFGSSTGETITIPATEGLLGNTYTVGHRYLAVTNAPYSDTYQANGGLPTETVTYGYTGALELPTTASSLLATYANVTHYDAWGRVTGGGINASTSQASLVNTYDDHTGRLMQRKITKTTTSTTNVGQRDYKYDLFGNTIKQVETRHQPSVAAETQCYRYNSLRQVTSAWTATDDCAVTPTSSNRSMVSSGIGSTSAYWTEWTVDALGNRKSQKQYSLTGGTDTTTNYIYNGNGEGQPNTLTSTSTTGGLTGSTAYTYDESGNMTTRTAGRGNQTLRWDDTGELAAVTGGTGGDSSFLYDADGNLLIQKDPGQATLYLPTQQITLNTSTQNLSGVRYYPLPNGATAVRTGTGTNYSYVIPDHQGTPSLYLNNTAQIPTWRQYTPYGEPRGATVTSPDNRGFLNQPLNTNTGLTQVSTRNYDPTIGRFVSLDPLQDLADPQQWNGYAYANNSPVTFSDPSGLINDDCAIFDCYGYDPNEGCPHGCGSTDNVAWGIDQGLSGTAPKKRNDPRILGNVIRVPETISLEEFTRRWNAQRGKWFGSSNFANDELVASDERALAMNICHEMGRPGGCQEWIEELYSPYIDHKAATLPSDDLIPGGTGALGAAAGAGRAAGGSRPGGSGCSCGCKSFSGDTEVLMADGTKKRLDEISPGDEVMASDPETGEQGPRVVTDVWVHSDDLIRLDLAGGSVMTTEDHPFWNHTDREWQRADELDAGDVVKTADGGTRSVIGLRLVTGRTDLAYNLTVDGIHTYYVMAGEASVLVHNTGDDIVRVGRWMSQREYDVMVRTGRVQPGAGGLTYVVYPASRDAFKPTWPGSVYAEFDVPRSSLIQGGRPGDYKMAEADTLMGRYLAKKGGTPGMPNATNIGPCS; translated from the coding sequence GTGGATCAACTTCTGAAACAGGCCCTAGTCGCGTTCCTTGCGATCGCGTCGGTCACCGCGGGAACGCTGTCAGGGGCGCCCGCGAGCGCGAAGACGCAGGAGGCCGGTCGGGTCCAACCTCCGGTGCCGTCACCTGGCCGGTCGGTCACCGGCGTGAAGCCGCTGCCTACCAAGTTCGTGACCTCCCGTGACGCAGCGAAGAACAATCATCGACCTACGCGCACCGAATGGCCGAAGCCCGCCGCCGCACAGGTCGATCTGACTCCTGTCGGCACCCAAGCCGCCGCTGCGCAGGGCAAGGTGCGGGCCGCAGGAACCCCGGTCTGGGTGCAGCCCACGGCAAAGCGCGGCGTCCCTTACGCCGGTCCCCAGCGCCTCGACGTCCGAGTGCTCGATCGCGCCGCGACCGAGGCTGCCGGTATCGACGGGGTCCTGCTCACCGTCGCTCCACAGGCAACAACGGCCTCGAAAACCCCCGGCGGCGCGTCTCTCCGGGTGGGGCTGGACTACGCCGGCTTCGCCGAAGCGTACGGCGGAAACTACGGCTACCGGCTCAAGATCGTCCAGTTGCCCGCATGTGCGTTGACTACTCCGAAGCGGGCGGAGTGCCGCACCCTTCGGCCCTTGCCGTCGAGCAACGACGTCGCGGGTAAGACGGTGTCAGCGGAGATTCCGGCCAGCGCCATCGCGGGACAGACCGAGCCGGCCGCCACCGCGACCACAGTGCTGGCCGCAGTCGCGGGCGCAGGTGACGAAGGCGGCGCCGGTGGAACCTACGCCGCTACTGACCTGAATCCGTCCGGATCCTGGACCGCCGGCGGCAGCACCGGCTCCTTCAGCTACTCGTATCCGTTGACGGTGCCGTCGAGCCGCTCAAAGTTGGCTCCGCAACTGGCCCTGTCCTATAGCTCCAGCGCGGTGGACGGGCAGACCGCCGCGACTAACGCGCAGGCGTCCTGGGTAGGGGATGGCTGGTCGACACCACGAAACTATGTAGAGCAAACCTTTGTGTCCTGTAAAGACGATCCGCGCGGCAGCCCATCGCCGAAGAAAACGTACGACCGCTGCTACGCCGGCCCTATCCTGACGCTATCGCTCAACGGATCGTCGGCGTCGATGGTGTGGGACGCGGGCAAAAAAACCTGGAAGCTCCAGAGCGACAACGGCTCGCTGATCAAGAAGGTAACCGGCTCCAACAACGGCAGCGACACTTACAACACCGATTACTGGCGGGTGACAGAGCCCGACGGCACTATCTACGAGTTCGGCCGTAACCGACTCCCCGGCTGGTCCGCGCAAAAACCCGAGACCAACTCGGTGGACTACTCGCCGGTCTACTCGCCGCATGACGGTGACCCCTGCTACGACTCTGCCGGCTTCACCGCGTCAGTCTGCACGATGGCGTACCGCTGGAATCTCGACTACGTCAAGGATGTCCACGGCAATGCCATGTCCTACTACTACAAGCAGGACACCAACTATTACGGTCGCGACGAGGGAACCAGCGACGTTCCCTATATCCGGGACAGTTGGCTGGAGCGCATCGACTACGGTTTCACCGACGGCAACGCCTACGGCACCGTGCCGAACAGGGTCATCTTCCACACCGACGACCGCTGCCTCTCCAGCACCTGCAAACCGCTAAACGACACCACCAAGGCCAGCTGGCCAGACGTCCCGTTCGACCTGATCTGCAACCAAGGCACCGACTGCAGGTCGTGGAGCCCGTCCTTCTTCTCGACCGTCCGGCTTACCTCAATCGAGGCCCAGCAGTACAACGTGGCCAGCGCCAAATACGAACCGGTCGACTCATACGCGCTGACGCACACCATGCCGCCGACCGGCGACGGCACCGCCCCGACCTTGTGGCTCACGTCGATCACCCGCACTGGTCGCGACCTCTCCTCCGGCGGCTCCACCACCCCGATCAGCCTGCCATCTGTGTCGTTCACCGGTATTAAACTGCCCAACCGTGTCGACGTCACCGGCGGTTTTCCGTCGTTCTACCGGCAGCGGATCGAAACCATCACCACCGAGACCGGTTCGGTCATAACCGCAAGCTACGAACTACCGCTGCTCTGCACTGCCCCGGTCACGACCAGCCCCGCCTCGAACACCAGGTCCTGCTATCCGGTCTACTGGGCCCCGGATGGCCTCACCAATCCGATCCGCGACTGGTTCCACAAGTACGCGGTGACGAAAGTCTCCGCCACCGACCCAACCGGCGGCGCGCCTAAGACCTCCACCAGTTACAAATACGTTGGCGGCGCCGCCTGGCACTACGACGACAACGAGGTCGTCAAGACCAAGTACCGTACCTACGGTCAGTTCCGCGGCTACGGCACGGTCGAAACCCGCAATGGCGATGTCGACAACGACCCGCAGACGCTGACGGTCACCGCCTACTACCGGGGCATGTCCAAGAACAACAACACCACCGTGGTCAACGTCAGGGACTCCGCCGGCGGCGACCACGAGGACCTCGACCAGCTCGCCGGCCGGGCACTGGAGACCACGACATACCGCGGCGACGGCGGCCCGGTCGAGACCTCGACCGTAACCTCATACTGGGTCTCGCCTGCGAGCGCAACCCGAAACAGGACTGGTCTGCCCGCGCTTACGGCGACAAGGACAGCGCCGATCCAGACCTGGAGCCGGCAAGCGGTAACCACCACCGGCACCACGACATGGCGCTACAGCCAAACCGACCACACGTACGACACCTCGGTCAACTCGCCGACCTTCGGTCTACTCAAGCACTCGTACGAACACTCCGTGCCGGTGAACCCCGCCTATGACCGCTGCACCAGCAAGACGTACGCGCCGACGAACATCGACGAGAACAACGACAAGAACATCGTCGGTTTGATCAGCGAGATCGAAACGGTCTCGGTGGCCTGCGGCGGGTTCACTCAGGGTTCCCCGGCGTCCGTGCCCGGAAGCGTGAACACACTGACCGCACCGGCCACCGTCAACAGGCCCACGCAGGTTGTCTCACACATCCGGACCTACTACGACGACCCAGCGTTCGACACCACCTTCCCCCAGCCCGTCGTCCCGACCAAGGGCATCGTGACCATGGTCCGCAAGGCAACTGGCTATGTCTCGGGCGCGTACGTCTACCAGACCACCGACCGCGCCGAATTCGACACCTACGGCCGCGCGGTCGGTGCCTACGACGCGAACGGCAACAAGACCACCACCAGCTACACGGATAACGCCGTTGGCCTGACCACGGGCACCAAGACGACGAACGCCGAGGGCCACTCGACGTCGTCGACGGTCACCCCGAAACGCAACCTGACCACGGTCACCACCGACGCCAACAGCATCGTGACCAGCCGACAGTTCGACGCTCTCGGCCGGGTCAAGGCGATCTGGTTAGCGTCCCGGGCGCCCAGCAACTCCCCTCACTACCGCTATACGTACACCGTCGAGAAGACTGGGCCGACCGCCACCACCGTTGAGAAGCTGAACAACTCCGGCAGCTACGCCATCTCGACATCGATCTACGACGCGCAGCTGCGACCGCGCCAGACCCAAGTGGTCAGCCCGGCGGGCGGCCGATTGATCACCGACACCTTCTACGACAGCCGGGGCTGGGTGCGGGCCACCTACAACGGCTGGTGGGACGCCGCCAACAGCCCCGGTAACACCCCTGTCTATGCTGCGGACCTCGGTAAGAAGGTTCTCAATCAGACCTTCAACACGTACGACGGCGCCGGCAGGGCCATCCTCGTTGAGAACGCCCGGGACAACCTCGTCGTCTCATCCACCCGCACCGTCTACAACGGCGACCGGACCACGGTGCTTCCGCCGACGGGCGGCACCACCACCACCACTGTCACCGACCCGATGGGCCGCACCACGCAGCTGCTCCAGTACACCGCCGCCCCGACGCTCGTCAGCCCGTCGAACTCCTTCACCGGCGCGTACTACCTGACCGGTGGGACAACGGTGGCGACCAGCTACGGCTTCGACGGCCACGGCAACCAGTCGACCCTCACGGACGCCGCTGGCAACACGTGGACCCGCGAATACGACCTACTGGGCCGGGTCACCAGCAAGAGCGACCCCGATGCCGGCATCAGCACCACCAAGTACGACGGCATCGGCAATATCACCGAGGCCACCGACGCCAGACTCAAGACCGTCTCTTACAGCTACGACAAGATCAACCGCAAGATTGGAAGCTTCGCCGCCAAGCAGGCCGCGCAGTCGTCGACCAACCAGATCGCTTCCTGGGTCTACGACAACGACAACGCGGCAGTGCCTGGAATGACGAATCCGATCGGAAAGCTCACTACCACCACCGCCTACCGCAACAACGCCGCCTACATCACCCAGTACAACGGCTTCAACACCTTCGGCAGCTCCACAGGCGAGACGATCACCATCCCAGCCACCGAGGGCCTGCTCGGCAACACCTACACAGTCGGCCACAGATACCTGGCCGTCACCAATGCGCCGTACAGCGACACGTACCAGGCCAACGGCGGTCTCCCGACGGAAACAGTCACCTACGGCTACACCGGGGCGTTGGAGCTACCGACCACCGCCAGCAGCCTGCTCGCCACCTACGCCAACGTCACCCACTACGACGCATGGGGCAGGGTGACTGGCGGCGGGATCAACGCGAGCACCAGCCAGGCCTCTCTCGTCAACACGTACGACGACCACACCGGTCGTCTGATGCAACGCAAGATCACGAAAACCACTACTAGCACCACGAACGTCGGGCAACGGGACTACAAGTACGACCTGTTCGGCAACACCATCAAGCAGGTCGAAACCCGCCACCAACCATCGGTGGCTGCGGAGACACAGTGCTACCGCTACAACTCGCTGCGTCAAGTCACCTCCGCATGGACAGCCACTGACGACTGCGCGGTGACGCCGACCAGCAGCAACCGGTCGATGGTCAGCAGCGGAATCGGTTCGACCAGCGCCTACTGGACCGAGTGGACCGTAGACGCCCTCGGCAACCGCAAGAGCCAGAAGCAGTACTCGCTCACCGGCGGCACCGACACCACCACCAACTACATCTACAACGGCAATGGCGAGGGGCAGCCGAACACGCTGACCAGCACCAGCACCACGGGCGGGCTAACTGGCTCCACGGCGTACACGTACGACGAATCCGGCAACATGACCACCCGCACCGCAGGACGGGGAAATCAGACCCTCCGCTGGGACGACACCGGCGAGCTCGCAGCGGTGACCGGCGGCACGGGCGGCGACAGCAGCTTCCTGTACGACGCCGATGGCAACCTTCTGATCCAGAAAGACCCCGGCCAGGCAACCCTGTACCTGCCAACCCAGCAGATCACCCTCAACACCAGCACCCAAAACCTGAGCGGGGTGCGGTACTACCCGCTGCCCAATGGCGCGACTGCCGTGCGGACAGGCACCGGCACCAACTACAGCTACGTGATTCCCGACCACCAAGGCACACCAAGCCTCTACCTCAACAACACCGCACAAATTCCCACCTGGCGGCAGTACACCCCTTACGGCGAACCGCGCGGGGCGACCGTCACCTCCCCCGACAACCGTGGATTCCTCAACCAGCCGCTCAACACGAATACTGGGCTCACTCAGGTGAGTACCCGCAACTACGACCCCACAATCGGCCGCTTCGTCTCCCTTGACCCGCTGCAGGACCTCGCGGACCCGCAACAGTGGAACGGGTATGCCTACGCCAACAACTCACCGGTAACCTTCAGCGACCCCAGCGGCCTCATCAACGATGACTGCGCGATCTTCGACTGCTACGGATATGACCCCAACGAAGGCTGCCCGCATGGCTGCGGCTCCACGGACAACGTCGCATGGGGAATCGACCAAGGACTGAGCGGCACCGCCCCCAAAAAACGCAACGACCCACGAATCCTCGGCAACGTCATCCGAGTTCCAGAGACAATTTCGCTAGAAGAGTTCACCCGCCGCTGGAACGCGCAGCGTGGCAAGTGGTTCGGTAGTTCAAATTTCGCAAACGATGAGCTGGTGGCGTCGGACGAGCGTGCGCTCGCTATGAACATTTGCCACGAGATGGGTCGACCCGGCGGATGCCAAGAGTGGATCGAGGAGCTTTACAGCCCCTACATCGACCACAAGGCGGCGACCCTACCCTCCGATGACCTGATCCCCGGCGGGACCGGTGCACTCGGCGCCGCCGCCGGCGCGGGCCGTGCAGCTGGAGGCAGCCGCCCTGGTGGAAGTGGCTGCAGCTGTGGCTGCAAGAGCTTCAGCGGCGATACCGAGGTCCTAATGGCCGACGGGACAAAGAAGCGCCTGGACGAAATTTCGCCTGGCGACGAGGTCATGGCCTCGGACCCGGAGACCGGTGAGCAGGGACCCCGGGTCGTGACGGACGTCTGGGTCCACTCCGATGATCTGATCAGGCTCGATCTCGCCGGTGGCTCGGTCATGACAACCGAGGACCATCCCTTCTGGAATCATACAGACCGCGAGTGGCAACGGGCCGACGAACTCGACGCAGGCGACGTTGTCAAGACCGCAGACGGAGGGACGAGGTCTGTCATCGGCCTCCGCCTTGTCACCGGCCGCACCGACCTCGCCTACAACCTGACCGTCGACGGCATTCACACGTACTATGTGATGGCCGGCGAAGCTTCCGTCTTGGTGCACAACACCGGCGACGATATAGTCAGGGTCGGTCGCTGGATGTCGCAACGTGAATACGATGTCATGGTGAGGACTGGAAGGGTGCAACCTGGTGCTGGCGGTCTGACCTATGTGGTTTATCCGGCAAGCCGAGATGCCTTCAAACCCACTTGGCCCGGATCTGTATATGCAGAGTTTGATGTGCCACGATCATCGCTCATCCAGGGTGGTCGGCCTGGTGACTATAAGATGGCGGAGGCTGACACGCTAATGGGACGTTACTTGGCCAAAAAGGGTGGAACGCCAGGTATGCCTAATGCGACGAATATTGGCCCATGCAGCTAA